The genomic interval TCAAAATCTGTTCGTCAGAAATTTTGAAAACCCGAACAATCTACGCCATCAGAGCAAATCAAATTTTAGTAATGATACTCTTTAGTCTTCGCTTTGATTCGGTTATAAGCATAAGAAACCTAAGAAAAACCTAAGAAACAGCTTAAAGAATTGTTGGAGGTGAATAATTCCTCAGAAAAAGGTGTGAATTATGGCCGTCAGATTCAAAGTAGACAAATTATGATAGATTGAAGCTCAAAGTATATGAGCAGTCCGATTAGAATAATATTCGTTTCGAGAATTTTAGCTCAGTTCGTCGATAGGAATATAATGATCTACGACCACCGGCCACGAATAGCAAAACGCCGCGTACCCTTGCCGGAACCAGATCGAAAGGAGAAGACAGAGTTCTTCCGGAGTTTTCCGAGGCCGCTATCCGGCCGCGGACCGGCGACGGTGTCGTCCCACAGCTGGTCCAGTAGACCCATGGAGCAAGTTAGCCACTCGTACGTAGTAACAAGACTCCCACACTCGGAATAGAGGAAGTTAATCCTCGATCCAGGGGCTATTTAACGAAGGGAGGCGTTATAGGTCGAGCAGGTTTTGGTAGGAAAATGTAATCTGAACCGTCGATTCCGATCTAGTGGGTACCAATGACGTGGGAAGAGGATCGACGGGCACGTACGAAATAGCGATAAGATCGAGTTAAGGAGGACGGGTGACACGTGCCTTTCAAAGAGTTGCGACTTATGAGTCTTATGACTCAAAGTCACGTGATGGGTGAGGTTAACGTCGAAACCCGAGAAAGACCCTGTATTTATCCAAATGAGAAGAGAATGGTCTCGGAGTTGTATCGAATTACAAAGAGGACCTGGCCTAGATTCTCGGTCTACCGCTTATCAAAGCTAAGCTAGCCTCCATAGGAGACAGGTTTGAGTTTTGTCGACGTGATAAACAGATCAAATGCCGTTACCTATTGATATAATTGGTCAATCTGTGGTTCTGAAACCACGATTTAAATTGACGTAGACGCTGCCGGAGCAAGCTTGGTGCATGGCCAAGGGCCATCCAGAGCAATGTTGAAATAGAGGGAATAGGCACATTGAGAGGACAAGATTTCATCTATGCTTTGAATATACAATGTTAAAAACTTACACACGATAAGAACTTAATATGAATTGAATCagtcattcaataaataaaatgaattgaactTTATTTTTTCGAATCGATTTGATCAATGTATTGagtaatcttattatttatttattacaactCTATAACAAAGATGTTGGGTGCTGTTTAAGTATAAGAAAGACTGCAAAAGTGGAGGGAAATAGGAAAGGAACAAAAGGGACAGAAAGGATAAACTGAAACGGATAAGGATCGGATGTATACCCACCCATGCCATGGATTAGGGATATCGTCAAGAAGCCAGCAGTCTCAACAATCATTGGGATGCGAAGGATGGATGGGTCGTGGAAGTAGGTCAGGTGGGCATCGTTTCACAAATCTAAGTGGTAAAATGGTGGTGGTCAAGTTGgtaaaaatacacaataatataataaaagttataatgaaattaatatttaaacgaAGTTAGTTTGGACTGAAACATAGAAATATCGTTCTCTTTAAAGAGATTCAAACTATCTGCGGTatacaaaatctcaaattaaccGATGCAGTAAAACTCCTCTTGACTTGACTCATCTAGAATACAACAATCTAACTGATCTTCGTATGACCCGAACTAACTCTGCACAAGTAGTTGAATTcaaaactccacaaaaaaaaatacctttcCTTTGTATAGAAAAACTCTCAAAATTATTTAGGTACAacccttttttttatgtttgaaaagtgagatgagaattttatgttttgttttgaagtttaaaatattatgttttaatattattattgttttgaaatttaaaaaatgtgtattaagatttgagaaaattaaattatttattatattttatatagaaatttaaaaaatatataataatgatatgagataaaaattttatattttatcttgtaCCCCAAATGAAAAAACAATAATCAGACGAATCCCCACTTCCCTCAATATGCTcaaccatttaaataaaaaatcaacgtTTTCCTCCATCCGGCAACTGGGCAATCAATGAAGAAGAAACTCTCAAcgtatatttgaaaaaaaaaaaaaaagttggccATAAATGGTACTTAATAGCATCTAATTAACTAAAAGTTGACTACACCAACTTATTACATCATTAATAAAGAGCCGGTAAAAGAGtattagaaagagaaaaaattcaaaCGGCTTAGCAATAAACACAAGAGCCCAGAACcgataaaagataaaatgacAAAACTAATGATAAAAAACGTTTCAGTCCCACAATGgtcaaacataatttttctttaaaaaccaTAGATAACTCTGTAACGTACATTAACTCTTGAACCATAAAAGCTATTAACGGATTAGAAAAAAACCACCCTAAATACCCTTTTCAATTTCTAATGCTACCGTAATAGCACTAAAAAAaggttacaaaaaaaattctatttattaaaaaataccaacaggTCAATCATGCCCATGTCCTCAAGCTCATCGTtcatcaacaaaagaaagaCATCCATTAAACAGCAATGCCGCCGGATGACATCCATTAAAGAAAAGACAGTCTAGTCAGTCTAGTCATGGCACCACAACCATGACCCACCACTATGTATGTGTTAGCATCAATCACAACCATCAATGTCACTTCTACAGTAGCCGCCAGAACATAGCCACCACAAAGGATATGAAAGTTTATATGGTGGGTCACGGGACATCCTAATGGCCAATATCTAATTCCTAGTTGGCCAAAGTGGGTCAAATTGAGAAACTTTATAAACCTATGTTTGTAAATCATTCAGATCCTGTCATCAAAGACAAATGACACAGTTGAGTTTCAATCCCAATTTCCAGGAAACCAGTAGCAATCATGATCGCATTGAACAGTATCAAAACACAAACCCCAACATCAATTTTCCTTAGATCTTTCCCAAAATACTCCTCTCAAAAATCGTTCGAATTTCTAGAACTACACACTTAGAAAAATGTCGACAATACATTTCACTTTATgaagcaaaagaaaatttaaagcaATTTGACACCAACTTCCCTCAAAGAATCAATGACAGCTTTGACCTTACCATGATACCTCTGTTCTCTCTTCAAGTGAACAGCAACAGCTGGGATGTCTTTGAGCAGCAGACGCTCCCCCAATATTTTTCCGATCTTTCCAGCAGCAGACACATCGCGAGTAGATTCCATGCTTGACCTCAATGTCTTCTCTTGCGAGCTTGCAGAAGAGGCAACAGTAGCCGTTGGTGCGTGTATCACTTGGGCACTCACATACTTGTTTGTAAAGTGCATCTTCAGGACATAAGGCTTTAGATAGTTTGTAATTCTTGGAGGCCTTACAGGTGGAGGAATAACCATTCTGTTTtgcatataaattataagttgAAACATATAATAGAACCGAGaacttttaattatataatttaacatattcaaaaactTTGTATAACTAAAAGAAtaaggtgcggtttggatagtgagttaaaatgagataagttgagttgagatgaaagttaaaagttgaataaaatattattaaaataatattttttaatattattattgttttgaaatttgaaaattttgaattgtttattatattttgtatgagaatttgaaaaaattataatgatgagatgagataagataaaacactTCTTATATACAAACAGGACCTAAATCTATGTGCAAGCTTGATTATGATGCATTAAATACTCCGCTAATGTGGAAACCTGCCACATCAGCTTACTTTAAAAAGTATTGATGCTTAGgtttttattatgaatataaTCCAATAACAAGTGGCGTGTTTCACCATGCTTGTTATATGGCATAACTCtggctaaaatatttcaaacGATTAACTCAAATCACGATGAGAGAATGAAAACTTATCATCCATTTATACAACTAGCTCTACTCGTTTGCAGAGAATGATCAACTGATTTACATATTTAGGCCATCTAACTTCTTGACACTGCACTGCAGGGAACTGATTCTAAAAAAACTGGCTTGAGGAGGACTTCACACAATCCTAGAATGGCTCTTAATGTAAAATATACATACGGGCGTGTTTGGAGGTTTTTACAGTGGAGAAACGCATGGTTGAAGAACAGAACATCAGATATGGAAGTCTTACATCCACCGTACTTGAGTTAAAGGAACATTACCTCAGAGCTTTGTGTTAGTCTAACACAAaggtctattttttttctctttccgaAGTATTTAGTTTGAACATATGTAGTGATAGAGGTTATACACTATACCTgataaatactaatttcattgatacagaaaaagagaaaaataaaatgtccaAACAGAACTAAAACAGGTCAGTATAAACACAGAATAAGAATATAAGATGAGGAAACTAGGCCTTAATTCCTATGAGCAAATTGACTGCACAGAGAATTGGTAACAATAGACTGTCAAAAAGCAGGATCAGACAATTGACTGTTCAGGATTCGATATCTAGGCTTGGGCTGGAACAATCAACAAAGCATCAAGAAAATTAGCCAAACAAAGAAGCGCTGGTCTAACGGTATAGCGTAAGCCACTATCCATTCAGGACTTCAATCAAACAATGAGCCTGCAACTCATAAATTCCGAAAACAAGACGAAGCATCGAAACCTAACAGAATTTGTGGCATGGGTTCTTCGCAATTCGATATAAGGTAGAGCGAAAACCTCTATTTTATTCTAACGCAAACCCTCCATTTGGTCCCCAGGGtaaacaaatgaaaagaaactgAAACTAAATCCACATGGAGTTTCGCCTTTGGTGCTGTTTAATTCCTAAAACTCCTAAAACCATTTTAGGAGAGTAATGGAAGTTAAAATAAGTAATCAGATCACTTTGTTAGGAACCAAATCAATGGAAAATATGATGTCGtgatatttacttttttttaccTTTCCTCGTCtttccgtattttttttttttttttttctccttcggTCTCTTGGGAACCTAACAGAAGATAAATTTCGTATCGAGAAACTTGGAAAACCAGGGAGGTAAGTAGAAATGCATCGAGATGTACCTGATGGCTTTTGCTGGAGCACTCTGCACAGAATGTCGCAGTGTCCACAACCCAGACCACGCTGAAAATGATCAAAAATTCTGATTTCGACCAACAAAAGGAGGGGGGAGGCGCGGGTATACCGGCCCATCCAGGCCCACCTCAAGTTTGGGCAATCATGcttccatttttttaagaaaaatattttaactataaaaaaattatataaaaataaatttataaactgacgtaattttatataatacatcatattataaagttatttttaatgtaaagtAAATATAACCGATCACgtgaaaccacatcagtttgtaaatttatttttatttaatctattTATGTCTGcagtagttttcttttttttaaaggttaaaatgaattttaggTGTTTTAATTGAGTTTTTAAGTTCTAtagttgatttttattttattcttatgtTGATTTTCTGCGTGAAGTGAGGTGATGATTGTGTATTTTTAGTAGTTAAAAATACTGAAATCCCAAgtgtatgtagtattaaaaaTCCCAAGTGTATGTAATATTAAAAATCCCAAGAGAACCTCGTGGAAGTTGGATAACTGAATAAAAAGAAAGCTCATGACCATATGTAAATGTTAAGGCTACGTTTAggtaccaagagtacctcaagtactctcactattattctttactttattattacttttcacctacttttttactatttattactttttacctactatttattattctattattattttttcattacttttttattactattcacaaatattctcaacacttttcagatattctcactacccaaacttAGCCTTAAAGTCCATGTGCAAATAATCTTGCAGCCTCAAAATATCTGTCCATATTTCTCGGTGATGCCAAGGAAGTTTACTGTATGCATAAAACCAGGTCACTGTGAGTGGAGAATCTGTCGAGATCATAGATGTGCAACATCTTTTAGGAACAAGTTTGAGTGACTTAATGTAACCTACGGGTTACAAATTAGgaattagaatttttattttataataataagtttttttttttattattattttcttttcttttgggggATTGACTGAACTGCCAGCCCCTCATGCTCTGCCGCTCTTTAACACCCCACCACAATGTAGTGATTTCTACATTGTAACCGACTAGCCGGGGTCTTCACGTAtaaattctctcttttctccacAAAATTTCATCACACACACCAAGAAGCTCTCTCGGTCGTAACCTCCCCCAAGTGAAAATCAAATCTTTCTTTAACATAGCAAGGCTCCATACCCTTCCTCACAACTAACCAAGCACTTACCTCGCCGGAAACCGCCACAGAAATAACCTTATAGTCGCTTTCCATCAAACTCTTGATGTCCTTAAATTCCCGCCACCGTGGTTTTATGCCTCAGCCACCATtgctttcaactctctctcgATAACGAGCTActaagtaaaatttaaaaaatagagcaACGAGCTAAGCAAAATGATCATAATCTTTATGTGTGATGTAGTTATTTTGTTatgcatgaaaaatgatatttacctATACCATGTACAGCCATTTCAGGTTAGCCCATTTTTATGAACCCTTAATGAATTACGACACTATGCTTATGAATGAAATTATGTATGTCATGCTAATTGACTGTGTGATTGAATGGATGTTATGTCGGGCTATGTAATGCtttgttatgttatgctatgtaaTGCCTAAGTCATGCTATGTTATGCAATTCTCATGTTAAATCATGTCACGTAATGCTCATGTAAGTTATGTTGTAATGCTCATGTctgtatgtcatgttaagtgttatGCCATGCATATGAGTATGACACATCCTGAAAGTTCACGAAGTCAGCATGTCACGTGTATCGTGATATGATAAGTAAGAAATCATGTGAATGATAAGTAAGCTTTAAGAATGGCCTTAcgttatgggtggatgtgcaaatCACGGACCTAAATGTGGTCTACCATAAGTATGCTATGATGTATTTGGTGACATAGACCTAAACATGTCTCACCATATACTATGATATGATGTATGCGGTGATAAGAACCTAAGCGTACCTCACCATATGCTATGTTATGATTATGTTGTGCCAGGGACCTAAGTGTGGTTTACCATATGTATGCTATGATTTATGAGGTGCTACGAACTTAAGCATGGTTCACCATATGTTATGCTACGATTTATGCGGTCAACAATAATTGGACCGATGCACGTATGCTGTGATGGCCACTAAGCAGGTGAAAGACAAGACGAATAAGTTATTTACGATTGATAGGAAATGTAGGAAATGTATGGAGTcagtcattcatgcattcatgttaCATGTATTATCATGATTATGTTTGATTCCACTTATGTTACTAATGAATAATCTATATACTATATGTGTATGAATGAGGAAGCATGAACGTTTCCAAAATTAAGCCAAATCTTAAGCTAAATTAAATTTACAGTATGATTTGCTATTATGAGCCTTcgactcatttgttttcatgttcttttgttttaatgtcCCTGATGATGATTGAATGGATACAGGTTGGAGTGCCAAGAGTAGAATTAATTTCCAGATACCTAGACCTTGAACAAGTGTTACTTCCATATGGACTTAGTTTATCATTTAGACCTTTGAATCGATGTTATTATCACATAGAACTAGTTATGTCATTTAGTTatgttttcaacttttatataatgaaataCTGTCATGTTAGAtaagttttatgatttaataaataatgtatattttttattggcactgggtgtccaaGAATAGCGTCCCAACCAATCACGAAGGTACACATGCCCTCTACAATAGGTTTTTTGCAAGTGCACGTCggataattcaaagaaaaaatctctCAGTCTAATATTGGACCCAAtggcaggtttggggggtgagatgagaattttgtgttttatttgagagtttaaaatattgtgttttaatattattattgtattgagatttgaaaaagttgaattgtttattatattttgtatgaggatttgaaaaaggtgtaatgatgagatgagatgagaattttgtgtctcatcccatctcccaaacctgccctagagattatttgcacctaataagatattttgataATGTTGAATCTCTTTGTCGGGTATTATGCTATAAATGTACGCGACATTCCTAACTTATAGGAAGGGGTGTTACATTCAATTAAAGGGAGCAATTCTTTCAATCATCTACAGATTTTCTGGACAGCTTTCAGCTAGCTCCCTCCTATGTTGCTGCTTCTTTTGTAAGCCAAAGTTCCCCCACAATAAGAAGTGGGGCATTAGGCCAGGAGTAAAACTTGGTCAGTGGAATGGAAAGAGGATCAGAtagacattttttttccctccagtcaattttaaaaatgatattctttAAGTCAAGAAATAACCTTtgcatcatttttatttatctttttctagACACCATAGGGTGCAATTGGTAGGaatcatcacaaaaaatgtCTAGAGATCACAAAAAgaaggatgtgacaaaataaacCTAGTCAACAAATTGTCTTTAGAGATCCTGATTGTTgcacttcatatatatatatatatatatatatatatatatatatatatataatactcacCCTGTAAATTTGTTCACAAAAAAGTGCCAATAAAGTAGATCCCAATGCTAATTACTGCTCAGTTTTGACTGTATGTTTtaccaaatattttatgagaaaaaggGGAGACCAGTTGACATTGTCACGCTTATAAAAATAGAATGCATGCTATATATACTAGCTAGCTTAATGATCAATCAAGAAGGGTAGTACTGCTCAAATTTCACTGGACAGATGCTAAAGCAAAACCATTGAGTCAGTTTCACAGAAAAGTTTAACAACTCAGTtaatgatgtaaaaaaaaaaaaaaaattttaaatattaagtgGTAAgcgtcgtataattattttaaaaaatatatataaataagagatttatataaaaaaataataattttttaataataaattatattatttttttataaccaaaGGACACGCCATTCTTGGTGCTCTGACGGTCTATAAGAAGAGTGTTTCGTACACATACAAATTTGACGTTGATCATCGTCAGAGGTCTAAGTCAGAAGAGAAGTCCAGCGTGAATCGTGGGGgtgaaagtaaaaaaaagaaaaaaaggaaaccaAGTTCTACAAATACTTAAGAGTATAGGAATCATATCCACCTTGGGACTCTCCCTGCCCTCCCCAAAACCATCACAAAATCCTTCACTCCCCCttatctcactctctctctttaatGAAAAACTTGCGTCCAACACGCAACCCCAACGTGCAAATTTCTTACATTTATATGCTTCTGCTGCGGTGCCCCATGTCTGTCTCTGTGCCCCCCCCTCCTGCATCATTTCCACCACTACCGTCCAATCTTCAAATGCCacgataaaagaaaatgatggttaTAAATGTTAATGTACAGGTATcgaataattatttaaaaaaataaataaatattaaatcgaaaaaaaattaattttttaataataaattttattttttttaaaacgattatataACGCTTGCTAACATTCCTAACCAATTAAAGCTATAACTACCATCAATCCTTGGTCTTTCACTGCCATCAATCCTTGGTCAAAAAGTTTGAagtcatcaacataaatgatGGTTATGAGCAAGCATTAATATAATGAGGTAGCTTGGCCCGCAGGGAATTTAATGTTTCAGACACAGCATAATTGcttgtatttgaatacatgatgCATATGTCGTTCATTAGGTAACACACGTCAGTTGAAGGGTAGAAAAAGGGTTTTCATGATTAGCTGTTCTGAGAGTACTGGCCTCAGAAACTGATCATGAAACCCATGGAATAGTGTATAGGATAGGAAATGGAGAAAAATCTCCATGTACAATGTTCAATGTTTGAATACTTTTTCATTTCAAAGCTAATCCATACCAAAGTAGAACGAAAGTAAGACTATCAATATGTCATGATAAtcttacaaatttcaaatatacaaGGCTGGAGTTTACTCAATTTTATATAGGAAAAGATTGGGAGAAAGCAAGAATTTTGGCGGCAGAAACCCAGAAAGTCCCCAACAAAGTGACCCAAGCATACGTAACATATTGGACACACCTACTGAAACAGTTGATCAAACCGGTAAGAATAAGATTCACTGGGGCCGTATCAAATTCATGGTCAAATCTATTAAGGCATGCTATCAGATCATTTCAGAACTGCAATAACCCAGTTATCTCAGAGCCCCGTATTTACCACTCTTTGGCATGAGGTAATGCAATAGGCAGGTGCCCCTCACGCTTTAGAGGGGAGAGTACTTATGGTTGATGACTCccaagtttttcaaattgttCTCCAAAGGGGTTTTGTGTTATTCATGACTTGAAAATGTGAAAATCCATTAAGAATGGGGCCTGGCTGGCTTTATCTTCACAGCAAAAATTGGAAATTCTTTGATTGCTTCTCTTATCATGTGGGTCTTTAAAGATTGGCCACTCCAAGACTCAATCtttttaattctctctctctctctctctctctctcacttctatATAAATGCATGAGCTTTTTCTCACAGTTTCATGCAATCTCAGCTCAATCATGGTCGAGAAGATACGCATGGTTACAATGGGCGGGTAGCTCTTGCTGGAGAAGCAGGGCACGTGCAAGCTTTGGCTCAACTTTCAGAAGTCTAGCTTGGCGAGCTTTGCACGTGCTCCCCTTCTCCAACATGGGTTTCTCACCCTTTAATTTCTCTCATTCGATCTCCTTGCAGAAGCGTACATTCAAGTTATTTGTAAGATCAGGTAATGGAAACTACagtaatttgtaattttctgTGTATATGATCACCACCTTAGTTCACCTTTCACCCTCCTTTCTGAACTCCATGAGCTTTTCTTTCCTGTAGGAATGCATAAGGCCTCTCCATCACTCAAGctgctagtatatatagtaaaatgTGTCAATGTGCATTTGGATTTGCTTATCTGGTACCTGAACTATTTGTCTCGCTGACATTTATATGTGGCTTCAGAAAAAGGAatgtggggagagagagagagagatagagattgACATGTGGATGAGGATTTAGCAAACACAGGTCCATGGATGGGCTATATGTATAAGATGGCGAAAACCAACACAGCTCTGAATTTACTGTAGCCAAAGGAccatttttctttgaataacGGTACCTTAAAAGAGGACTAGACTCTAGACTCTAGAGCATACACATGGACTCTTTGGCAGTTTTTGCCTTCCAAGAACTCATGAATAAGATGTCACTATACACTTTGAAGGTGTTCTGTTTTCTGGGAATTTTGAACACTACAGAAGGGATTCAGTCAAGCTAATTTTCGACGCTTCAAAGAACTATCCATCAAATCTATACAAATTGCAGCATTGCTCAGACTTATGAGAAAGAGAAGTTCTTAAAGCGGAGAGTGTGGAAGATGTCAGACTTAACAAAACTACTTACAGAAGGAAATTAGAGTAATTACACAAATAAGTACGTACTAACTCTTTATTTCACAGAACCTATTGATTTAAAACGAACTGTACTGGACCTTGCATTCCATgactctccatctctctctctctctctctctctctctctctctctctgcctgcCTGCTCCAGCTAAATGGGATGGTACAGAGCATATGTAAGCTGAAGCAAACACACGCACGTTTAAACCTGTCCCCCATATGGCAGAGTTGAGGTAAGATAGCGTAACGTTGATGAAGCCAGTTTTGGCAGTCAAAAAGGTCTTCCAATTAAGCAATAAGTTGTACTTTCACTATGCCTTAGGAAGTGGCGGACTCAGCTCAGggttcttgtttttctttttcccttcgaTCGTATGtgtctagagagagagagagagagagagaatttttttttttttgtcaaggcAATAGGATGTTGGAAATTGAAGTACAGGGAGGGAGACAAGAAAGAAAGTCAGTAATGCCAAAAAACATGAAGATCCTTCAAATGCAAGCAATGGTGTgtatgtgtgagagagagagagagagaagagagatggGGAGGAATATTTGGGAAGTTTGGAACACGCAATGCACAAATCTCACGGTTTGTAGAAATTGCCAAATTACTTTACAATTGAACGATTACGTCAAATCACGCcactttataaaattacttttatctaatctctttataattaaaatatttctcctcTTACTATATAGCCTCTTATAATTAACAGTACCAAGTTTGCAattattaaacagaatattatATTAATCGTTGTATGTAGAGGTACTGTGGGATGTGATCACtttaaaaagactaaaaaaagaCTTCAAATGTTCCTTAGCTTGAGGCTAATCACGTTGAATGGGCCTCGTTTACTCGACTTCTTTCAGTCAATTACTTAAGAAAAGGGAAACAAAAGGGTAAACcacgcgcgcgcacacatatCCATAAACACCAACTGCTCCTTTTGAACAATTTGGGTACCTTAATAGAACAGAGTACTTGAAAGGTTATAAGGACATTAAACCAAGTACAGTGCATGAAATCAAGGCtctgtttattattattatcatgtaTGTTGCTTTTGCGTCTTATAGGCCAATGAAGTTTCCTGAATGGATTGCAGTGTCCTAATTGCATTCATTTTTTGGGGGAGATCATCAAATAAGGAGCCTCCATTGTCAGCTTGTTATTGTATTTGCATTCATGAGGCTATTGATGAAATCCAGTTAATTTTGCCCAAATTCTAACCGTTTATCCACCAACAAAATTTTAAACACGACCACTGCAATATGCCAATAATTAAGGAGTACTGCTCTGCCCTTTTAATCTGCTTAGTCTCAGTCTATGTATTGCTGCCTATATATAGggacaaaagagaaaaagatgtCTCATTTATTGAGTTGGTATATTAAAATTACAGTC from Juglans microcarpa x Juglans regia isolate MS1-56 chromosome 4S, Jm3101_v1.0, whole genome shotgun sequence carries:
- the LOC121262356 gene encoding 50S ribosomal protein L18-like, which translates into the protein MVIPPPVRPPRITNYLKPYVLKMHFTNKYVSAQVIHAPTATVASSASSQEKTLRSSMESTRDVSAAGKIGKILGERLLLKDIPAVAVHLKREQRYHGKVKAVIDSLREVGVKLL